The following are encoded together in the Mugil cephalus isolate CIBA_MC_2020 chromosome 18, CIBA_Mcephalus_1.1, whole genome shotgun sequence genome:
- the gdap1 gene encoding ganglioside-induced differentiation-associated protein 1, protein MFRPLSSPKTLTGKMASEVSQESVDEKSALVEADPEEDVNRAAVAKQSKLTLYHWTQSFNSQKVRLAIAEKGLRCEEYDVSLPLSEHNEPWFMHLNPTGEVPVLVHGDNVICDPTQIMDYLEQNFSDEGTPRLVPEEGSTYYLRVQHYRELLDSLQMDAYTHGSILHPEITVDSHIPAYAATCIRTQIGNTQTELKKLAEQNPELKDAYIAKQRRLKSKLFDHDNMKYLKKLLDELESVMDQVETELQRRVEETPEEGSQSWLCGEFFSMADVSLAVTLHRLKFLGLSRRYWGNGNRANVETYYERVVERPAFRRVLGHVNNILISAVLPVAFRVARKNAPVIVGTTLVIGILGGATYLAFLYMKKRLTALS, encoded by the exons ATGTTCCGCCCTCTCTCGTCCCCTAAAACACTAACAGGTAAAATGGCGTCCGAAGTCAGCCAAGAATCCGTGGATGAGAAATCAGCTCTTGTCGAGGCGGATCCAGAAGAAGACGTGAATCGCGCCGCGGTGGCGAAACAGTCCAAGTTAACCCTGTACCACTGGACGCAGTCTTTCAATTCTCAGAAG GTGCGTCTGGCCATAGCAGAGAAAGGTTTGCGCTGTGAGGAGTACGATGTGAGCCTGCCGCTCAGTGAACACAACGAGCCGTGGTTCATGCACCTGAATCCCACCGGCGAGGTCCCCGTCCTCGTCCACGGCGACAACGTCATCTGTGACCCGACGCAGATCATGGACTACCTGGAGCAGAACTTCAGTGACG AGGGAACTCCCAGGCTGGTTCCTGAAGAGGGCAGTACATACTACCTCAGAGTGCAGCACTACAGAGAGCTGCTGGACTCACTACAGATGGACGCCTACACCCACGGCTCCATCCTCCACCCTGAGATCACTGTGGACTCCCACATCCCAGCGTATGCTGCTACATGCATACGAA CACAGATTGGAAACACCCAAACCGAGCTGAAGAAACTGGCAGAGCAGAACCCAGAACTTAAAGATGCTTACATCGCAAAACAGAGGCGCTTGAAA TCCAAGTTGTTTGACCACGACAACATGAAGTACCTGAAGAAGCTTCTAGACGAACTGGAGAGTGTGATGGACCAAGTGGAGACAGAACTACAGAGGAGAGTGGAAGAAACGCCAG AGGAAGGCAGCCAGTCCTGGCTCTGCGGCGAGTTCTTCAGCATGGCCGACGTCTCCCTGGCCGTCACCTTACACCGATTAAAGTTCCTCGGCCTCTCCCGCCGCTACTGGGGCAACGGTAACCGCGCCAATGTGGAAACGTACTACGAGCGCGTGGTGGAGCGCCCGGCCTTCAGGAGAGTGCTGGGTCACGTCAACAACATCCTGATCTCTGCTGTGCTTCCCGTGGCTTTTCGTGTGGCCAGGAAGAACGCACCGGTTATAGTCGGCACCACGCTGGTGATCGGCATCCTGGGAGGAGCTACGTACTTGGCCTTCCTTTACATGAAGAAGAGGCTGACTGCCCTCAGCTGA